ATTAACCCATAAAACAAACGATGATGAAGCTAATCATAGTGAAACGAGTTCTGGTAGTTCTCTCGCTAAAAAACCTATTTTAAAACGACGAACTCCTCAGGAATTGCTTCTCTCTGGTCGTGATCTAACCCCGTGGCCTCAAATTAGGCGATTCGACAGTCTTTTAGCCAGAAACAGAGGCGATATTTTTTCGAATCGTAATCATGCCACCATCCGGTCTGCACTGTTTAGTCAACGATATCCATCTCACTCCAAGCGCcatattcattttaatgACCGTGTTCAACAATGCATCGCTGTCGACATTGATAGCCTTCCATCTGACTCCGAGAGTGCTTCCTATAATACCGATGATGCTAACAGCGTTGTGTCTCCATCGAAGGATGGAATAAGTACTACAACAGTGAGTTCAGATGCTACTAGATCTAGTCAGTCCAGTCATTTTCGTATCATCGAGGACTTGCCAGATTCCAAGCTCAAATATTCCCTGGAGGATCAAGCTACTTACGATCAAAGTAGCCGTTATCCTGGTCGacattttggaaaaactGGACGCAGTCACTTTCCTCGCGCACCTGAATACTATGGcgaaaatgattttgaagaagatgaagttTATCGCGATGATCGACATTACGAAAATGAGCATGATGAATATGATCCCAACCTTATTTATTATGATAATGAACCCACTGAAGAGAATCGGttagtttttgaagatacTAATAATACTTTTATAGACACTGATAGCGATGACTCTAATGCCGATGAGTCacaatttttggaatatgCGAATGATTCACCTAACTCTAGTGAGTCTTTGGAATCCTTAAATAACCAATCTTATTCATCATCGCCGTATTCCGTTTTCTCTCACCCGCCGCCATATATGGGAAGACAATCATTGAACGATAGTCCTCAAACTTCTGACTTTAAAGCATCAAATCTCAATGACTCGTCTTCTAATGTGCATAGTATCTTTCAAACAAGGGAAACGACTTCACCATCCGTTCAAAATAAGACACCTACTAAATATCACAGAGAACTCAAAAGCTCAAAAGATGGCCATGAGCAAGCAAGTCCATTGGTCAGTTCTTCACCTTCTGGCTCTTTTACTTCTCAAATCAGTCCTGCCGCTACGACAACGGCTACTAATCTTGATGCCGTTTCTCTTAGTCCATCTACTGTTCGCACCGGGAGCCAGATTTCTGATATTGGAAATGATGCTATATCTACTACTCGTAAAACAGTTCGTGCTTTTTTAGAGAACGCAAACCCTTATAGCACCAATAATGACGGGAATCCGTCAAACAACACTAGTGACGTTGAAGTCAACGAGACTTCAATGAACGATAACTCTGAAGAACCAATCTCCTCAAATTGGTTAGTGGacttgtttcaaaaatctttGAAATCATTTCGCGAATAGTTTTGAAATgccttcaaaaaataattattcaaatctggagctttttattttattgaagtGATGTGACATCTGATTTATGGTAACAGCCAAGCGTTAACAGaccattgttttttttccaaaattttttgactttgctttcttttgaaaatttttctttcaaatgtAAATTAATACTTGTATGCAGTTGAGTTTATCTTGGTTTTCTAAATAGCGCATTGAATGTTGTATTACTTCCGCCGGTGATCCTTAATTTACTTAATCAAGTCTTTACTATAACATACCCACTAATTCCAAAGTTAAATGAAAATCTACATCTTTACACATTGTTCTTACGGGcctttatttacaaaagtgTTTTATATTTCGCAGTAAGACCTTACTTTTTGATGGTGCGAAATCGTCTATCCGCtctcatttctttttagcaTTCATATGAAttctattaaaacaatCTTTATATTCGCTTTTCGTTGCAAGCGTTCATATTGGTGTACACCTTCATAAAATTCAtccttttaataaaatctgATTTTCTGTCACGAgcatttaatttacttttccaGAAACTGTCTGTATAGTTCGTGATTTTAGTAGTAAATACTAAGCATGCTAGattaaaatacatttttttatattatcaAAAAGGATTAAATGATAATGTATTGTACTGTATTACCTTATGCCAGTATACGGCGTTGTTAGTTGGGACTACTTTTTTgctaaacaaaatttctatATAAGCTGTGACTCTCTTGCATCtaaaccaaatttttaccAACTACAAAGCTTAGATTAAAATCCTAACTTGAGTATCTTTAATAAATGGTATGTGTCTATAACCACAGATGGAATCTCCTGATCTTTGATgaccattttttaaaatacaaacTAGAGTTTCTGATTAATTTAtgatttcaaattcttgCTGAGTTTAGTTGTTTCCTTCTGTATTTTGGTTATTTCAACACTTATGCTAACATAATTTAGTTATGATACAGTTTAAACTTTGcaataaatttctttcttaaaaGTCAAATGTAAGtgtttgaaagaattgtttATGTTGTGTTggaaaagatgaaaaaaacttttttttggaattacCGGCCTAGGAATAGTTTACTCCTATTCCGCTGAAGAATAAATGTGCTGCAATTATGCTGATCCATTACAATATcacaactttttttatgggATTTTCCTATTATTAACATCATTAGTTAACTGAAGCAGTCTAGCATATTGATATTATAGtatttaaatcatttaatCATGGATTTAATACATACCTTTTAGTTTGTATGTGATATGAGAAAAATTGTTCTCAATGAGGAATAATTAGATGACGAGTCTGATTCaatatgaagaaaagacTCTTAAAATTCCATTCATGCTAACTGAGagaacaaatttttaaccTAAATCTATGCCAATATTTTACTAACATAATTATAGGTTATTCATGAAAGGTATCCAAAACTTAATTGAAAACTAGACTTCAAATATGTACTTTAGGGTATTATTAGgatgatttattaaatttcaaagacAAGCATATGTCTGATGCCATTGGTTTTGAAGAAGTGAAATGCGTCTGATTATAGACAACCTAAAGTTATATATTTCCATGTCCTAAGTTTTCGTGTTAAAACAACTTTTCTAACGTATTTGCAAGACCTTAAACTAGTTAGATACACTGAAGTTAAGGAGGCTGTTTTGTATAGGTAAGTAGATCAGCTTGAGGTCGAATTTTAGTTCACATGatgtttttactttaatCACGACGGTCTACGTAGTTTCTACATTGACGAAGATTGCCTGTGACAAGGCGCTTTTTCTGAATGTACTTTATATATCGACCTCTAATTTTTAGTGTCGGTTCgtttattaacattttttagttCTATAGTTTGAATCTTCTAGAGTTTTTATAAAGTTAATcataaatgaaaatgtcaATCTGACAAACAAAAGCTAATTTTGTAAGTAAACGTAATATTGAACAAGTATATGTTAAggattcttttcttttttctttgaacaGAAGGGATTTACGATCAACACTCATTTAGTGTTTCACATATAGATTAGCGTGCTATTCTGGGTAGCAATTTCGTCTCGCAGCATGCAATCAACTACGAAGTGGAATTTTGCCAGTTTATTAGGGATCGATGGGCATTATGTGATACTCTCAATACTGTGGCAGCACGAGCTTTTGTTAGCTACTGAATCTTTTAAAGGCTAGAATGAACATACTGTGTTTCTCAAAGTCATCCAAACCCTCAATGAATTGTGAGTTTTGTTGTAAAGCACCTTGAGGATTCAGGGACGCATCTGCAATCAGCATTGCTCTGGAACGTAAAGTGTTTAGGGAAATTTGAACCAAGCTGTCGTCTGATATTCTACAATGAGTTAGTaagattttgaatttgAGAAAAACGTGTAAAGTTTGACTTACAAATGGAGCATTTTCTCGGCAAAATGGTAATAATGTGTGGTTATGTCCCGAATAGATACACTATTAGGATTCGCCTTTAATGCATTTCGTACTACAGAAGAAAATGGTGCTGGCATATGAATACTAACAAAAGAACTATAAAGTAAGCAAATAAGCAAAATTATCCAATTTTCTATAAGACATTACATGTATATAATGTAACATGCagaaaaaaccaaaaaaaaaaaaaaactttactTACTTAATTGCTAAAACCTCTGCCAGCCAAAAAGGAAGTTCAACTTTAGAGCCCGTAGGAACCTAAACTGTTTAGAAAGTCAAGttctatttttataaacttCACTAACCATACGCCCTTCATGGCCTAGTCCTGGAATGGAAACTGTACTAGTACATGGAACCTTTTGATTTTCAGACAAGATACTATCAATATCATAGtaatccatttttttaatgtctGAGCAGAAGGAATGATAGAAGtgttattgttattttatcaaaatatgTTCATTTAGAAAAGTTGCAGTTACAAGGTAAAAGTAGGTAGATGCAACgataaattcaaatttgaGTTGGCTAAGATATAGTGGATAAATAATGAACTGTAATTACACCAGTACtaatcaacaaaaaaaatagagataaaaaagatttatttttacttttcttaaCAGAGCATCtagttcaaaaaattagtgCTGATAAATATTGTATGTTCGAGTactaaaaatttgcttCAATGTTTAACTCGAAAAGTATGTCATACATGTGTATATTCGTCCTTCTGAAATTGGtcgaaaaattttattaaaaaaaggaaactttGTTCTATAGTTTCATTAAAGAAACGCATATGCTTGTTTGAATGTTATACCTATTTATGAAACTTGCTCATTATGCGATCAAAATTTACACAATCTTTCCGTAAaactgatttttttaaatgatttttagTCCGTAATCTACAAAACATGATTGCATTgtattcaaaattattttgcgtattaattatttagtATGTCATTTCCAAATGCAAAAAGGTTTTAACACCGACATAGGCCAAATTTCATAAGTTATTCGCCAAGTTTCATCAACAGGTTCATCAAGTCATATACGCTTTAATCCATACTTTAGATGTCAACACCTTCGAGTTTATCAGCAATCTTTACCTGAGTAAATAATCAACCTGCTGCCAAACAATGTTGTAAAATCAAAGCAACAATTTGTTGTTCGTTTAATTAGTTActcataaaattaaagagaaCTCAGAGTTTACTTGGAAGgtaaattaaatagaaGTACCCCGCCAACTATAAACAATTAGTTTCAAAGGTTAAGCAGACTAGGATATACAGGAACTTTACATCCAAGACATCATCAAATATGCTATTCCCCCAATGTTATACGCAACAAATGGATGCCTTCGTAAGAATTGATATCGACGTTTGGTGAACACAGCACGAAACGTTAAAAACTTATTCACTACTTTTTGGAGAAGTACGCATCTTCCAAATGTCTTCACTATTCGGCCCTTGCCTAAACTTCATCCACTGCTGAAGACGCCGCTTACGAAGCCCTTCTTGAGCCTCTTCGTGAGCCTTCGACTTGGTTGACAGACACCATTTAAagtctttaaaatttcccTTACATCTGTTGTATTCACCATAACGATAGTAATGATTCATTTGTGAGAACACTGTTAAACACATGGCCATTTGGTCAAAGTAATACTGTAAACTACACGGATCCTCAGGAATCCCTTTTTTCAAGTCGAGTATTTTATCTAGTTCCGCATACTGACCAAAAGtgcttttttcatcattttctttaaaattattcattatttaaaagcatACTAGTAAAAATCAAGTGAATTGTGCCTAGGATAGGTAGCTAACGTGACTGCCACTGAACCTGTGTAGCGTATTAGATCCATCAAGATCCCTTCTGCTCATATCATTGCTGATCTGTAAATTGACCGCATCAAATTTGATCTCATTTATATCGAGATTGATCTATATTATTTTGCCAATTTGCAGTATATAAACTTATTTGATTAAGTTTTTGGTCTCCTTCGCCACGTCTTCATTTTGTtagtttaaatttttttgactaACTTAGAAAGggaagtttttaaaaacgttgaaatactttttcgatttaaaaatatatatttaattaattttctgTTCCAAAATGGTTGCTCCTCATCTTTGGTTACGTGCTGAAACCAAACCTTTAGAAGAGCGCAGTGCTTTGACTCCTAGAACTGCCAAGATACTCGCCGATGCTGGATTTCAAATTACCATTGAGCGCTCTTCCCAACGTGCTTTCAAGGACAAAGAATTTGAGCGCCTTGGTTTCCCCATGGTTCCTGAGGGCTCATGGCGACATGCACCTAAGGACGCGTACATTATTGGTCTCAAAGAGCTTCCGGAAAATGATAACAGTCCTTTGAAGCATACTCATATTCAATTTGCTCATTGCTACAAAAACCAGGAAGGTTGGCGTGAAGTCTTGTCCCGATTCCCCGCTGGCAATGGTCTTCTATAtgatttggaatttttgcAAGATGACAATGGCAGACGTGTTGCCGCTTTTGGTTACCACGCTGGTTTTGCTGGATCAGCTATCTCATGTTTAGTTTGGGCACATCAATTATTGCATCCTAACAAACAATTCCCTGCTATCCGTCCGTTCCCCAACGAAAAATCTTTGGTTCGCCATGTTGCTCGTCAAGTACGTTTagctttgaaaaagaataacaACCAGTATCCTCGTATTCTGGTTATTGGGGCTCTTGGTCGTTGTGGTACTGGAGCGTGCGATTTAGCATCAAAGATTGGTATTCCCTTCGATAACATTCTTCGCTGGGACATTAATGAAACTAAGAAGGGTGGTCCCTTTACCGAAATTACGGAATCAGACATATTTGTTAACTGCATTTATCTGAGCATGCCTATTCCCAAATTCTGTACCGTCGAGTCGTTAAATGTACCTAACCGTAAATTGCGTGTTGTTTGTGATGTTAGCTGTGACACTACCAATCCTAACAATCCTATTCCAATTTATAATGTAAACACTACATTTGATCATCCTACAGTTGAGGTTAAAGGTGTCACAACTCCTCCTCCTTTAGAGGTCATTTCTATTGATCATCTTCCTACTTTATTGCCAAGGGAATCTTCCGAAGCATTTAGTGAAGCTCTAATTCCTAGTCTTTTGGCTTTGAAGGACGTCGACAATGCTCCCGTTTGGGTCAGAGCTAAAAAACTTTATGAAACCATGGttcaaaagctttaaaataaatgttatttaatttcaaagttCCGGGTCCTTTATATTGTTTCACCaaattattgaatattattttctcaaaaattaaCTTTAGAATACAATTTAGACGGCATTTTCGATGCTCTGGACATTTTTTCCACGTACTTGTTAAATTGTAGCGGTGTTGCATAATACTACCTTTTGATTTGTTATTCACGTTacaatatatatttgaCTAATTTAAATATGATAATATACACATTTCTCTGCAAACCTCCTTTATACTTTTCGCCGGTCAttgattaataattaaGAAACAGGATTTCATCCTGCATTTGCCACTTACCTATATGGTAAATATAAATCTTGAAACTTTCCCCAATATTTATTGCTTGCCTTACGAAGTTAAATTATAGGCACAGACATCTTTGGCATTGGAAAGATTTAGTAACAATCATAATGTAGCActtcttaaaaaatctaatttTAGAACAAAAAggcttaaaaaagaatggtTCCgctcttttaaaaaatagtaaaatgTACAATAGCAAGGTTTTCGTAGGTCGACGGACATAACAAGGGGAAAGAGAAATAAAGCATGTAAACGTCAATAAAACATCTTTGATTCTGGATCAATCATATGccaaatgaagaaaaatagcATTTATAACAACATGAAACCATATTTGAGACCTTTTAAcgatgaaaatttattaaataaaagataaaaaagaaagaaaccGTTCAAGTTCAATGAAAATTTCGTCGTGAAGTAGAAACCAAGATAATGGAAAGGCTTCGCAAAGCCACAAATTTTCCAATAGTCATTATAACTGAAGATTAAGGACAGTACTAACATCTGGAACACGAGCAAGATGTTCAAGAAATGGAATTAAATCGATTAATTCCATATCGTGCATATCGTTGAACCATGAAGATATTGGAACAGCATGCGAAGGATGAAATATGTAACTTGAAGGTGAATTGTCTATTATTATCGAATCCTCAAGATTACGACCAAGCTGAGATAAATCTTTTACGAAGTTTCCTTCATAATTACAGCAAGCTTCACGAAAAAGACGATGACGAATGACATGCGAATGATCAAGCATGTCCAAAACAGGATCGGCATATTTTGCAAGAGAAGCTGTAAAAACCACTATTTCAAACATATCAcccattttcttcaaaaattcatcgACACCTGGGCGTTTGACTACACGAACATCATGCTGTAATCCATCAATTTCAATGGAAACAACGAAATCAGCTGGTTCAATGTATTTGAAAGAGGAATGAACTAAAGTCTCATCCAAGTCCAAAATAAGGCATTTTTTCccttcatcttcttttgcTATGGGAGGTAAAAGCCAGTTGCCCTCTCCATATCGCTTAACTTCCGGTAACGGGGGATCTGCAAAGTCGATGGGTTCTGTTGGTTGTTCACCAAAATGAACATGGCTATCTATCATGTCCCCTTGCTGCGCAATATCTTGTTCATTTGTAGTTCCATTGGGACTAATTGCTGACTCCAAAGAAATAGAAGTTCTTGCAGGTGTCGGTGACTCAAATACCCTTTCGGGACCGTGATTCGTATGTACAGATTCTGAGCTGCGCAGTGTACGACTTACCCTACGCGGTTGCACGACTGAGGGTGCTTTTTTAACAGGCTTAGCCGGTGTGTAAGTAGGTTTCTCATCAATAGAAGCATCTTGAAAGCAAGAACATAAATTCccaaaaagtttttgaaaaaaagaaggctCTCGTTCACGTTCAGGTGAGGGTTGGGTTTTCGTtgatttcatttcttttttaggAGTTGTTTTctcaaaacaaaagtataAGGATTCTCTAGGATAGCTattgattaaataattaataaaattttaactgaaattgaaaagtgAGGGTGTATTGTGAATAAGGTCCACAAATTcgatattatttttcttgtcTTTAGGTATGGCTTTATACGTATAATTTCATCGTTCCGCCTTTTCCGGGATGGATTTCcattcaaaacaaaacaatgGAGAAAGCTATTTCagataaaaaaaggctTAAAGCTGCTCTTGGCCAAATTCAACCGTGGTCGTTGAGTTCAAAAACTACAATGCGAATAACGAGCTGACTCCCGCTATAAACACGTAAACAATATAAATTACTAGTGACCTTTATTACTAccttaatttattattttaattttctatttatcttttttctatttcattGTTGATAAAGAATGCAATCTTTACACTATTAGAATAGTAATACACGTGAACTGACTAATGGTCCAAAGGAGCAACCCTGGAATCAAAGGATAGACGATTTGAGTTACtcaataaataaacgaaCGATATAAAGCAAAGATAATTATAAGCACACTAACTTGAATACTCGTGTCCTGTGTGCTAAACCCTTTTTACTTCACACTGGTATTGTAAGTAGTAGCATGAAGTAATTACATTAATAGCAGATAACGGATTTTTAAATGGAAAATATAACTAGCATGGTTGACACGTTGTACTAATGCAATCAACGCTCATTCTAATATTTCACATGAAGTTCAAAAAACacttaataaattatgCATAGTATTGCTATAAGTAGAAAGGAGCGTATGAGTggtaaatataaacaaatatccTTCATGaggaataaaataaaatggtAAGTATTATCTAAACATATTAAGTCCAGCCTTGtaagaaagaaagtagatagaaaaaggaagaattACTAATAAAATGATGTAAAACAGTACTTGAAATGGAAGGgtcaaattaaaaagaaaaaaaagttgatgTACTTGAAACGCAAGCAAAAGGTTTTCAACCTATTCCAAGGTAATGTGTGATCACGGCCGGGATTTCTCTACCGGCTTTCGTAAAAAACCATTATCtgaaattattgaataatCTAAATTTGTCAAAAGATTGGGGAATTTGTCAGAAGAGCGAACAAGATTAGAAGCTTGGTTAGAGGGCTCTTTCGGGGAAGGTAAGGTATGGTCATTGTATTCCATTGGCAAATTCGGTAAAGGACGCGGAATTGGAGCTGTTTCTATATTTGGGGGTCTCGCAAATTTCTGACGAGCTGGCGCAGTGTTAGGTCTTCTAACATCTTGCTTTCCAGTAAGAAAATCATGTTGAGCAGCTTGCTGTGGAGTCATTCTTTCATCAGGATCCCATTTTAGACAGTCAGATataaaacttaaaaacGAAACGTCTTTGCATTGCAATACTTGATGAAGGGACTTGCTAAAAGGACGACGGCTTACTCCTTTCGATGATACAAATGGTCTTGGCTTTCCAGATGAGTCAAAAAACACCTTTTTTCGTGAGCATTTGTCAATCAACGAATGATCAGGTGGtccaaaaatttccatAATGCAAGCGAGTTGCTCTTGCTCGTTTTCACCAGGAAACAAGGGAAATCCAGTGTACATTTCCGCTATTATGCATCCAAGGCTCCAAACGTCTATTGGTGTACCATAACCCATACCCAATATCACTTCTGGAGAACGATAAAACCGAGATTGAATGTATGTATAAACGCATTCACCTTCAAAGCAGCTACTCCCAAAATCAATCACCTTCACCTGTGATTTAAATGGGTGGCatagtaaaatattttcggGTTTCAAATCACAATGAATAACGtgcttttcatttaaaagtGTTAAGCACTGAATAAGTTGCCGTGTTATGCTTTTAATGACTACTATTGGAAGTCCTTTAAACCCATTACTTTTAATTAACTCATAAAGGTTTTTACCCAATAATTCAGTAGCAACGCAAAGATGATCGCGGAAATAAAAGTGGTCAGTATATTGAACCATACAGTACTCATCCAATGGGTCCCACTCGCggattttttgtaaaatttttgtttcgaCGAGAGCTTGCATATGAAAGCGTTTTTTATTACGGATAATTTTCAATGCAACAAGTTTTCCAGTTTCGTAATCAATACAACGTAGAACCTGTCCAAAACTCCCCTTCCCTAAGAAATCCACAACTTCGTATCGATAAGCAATATGGTCTCCTAAAACAACCTTGTAATCTCCTCTTTCGTCGTCAAACCCAAAATTCGAAGAGGTGTTTTCATCAGCTGACCGACGTTTATCAACGTTTCTTAACCCAGTAAAATATATGTTATCGTAGTTGTTTATTTCATCCTGCTCATACTCCGTTAAAGGAGCGGTGTTGATCAATTGAACTTCCGTGTTTCTGACAGGAGTTATTATACAGGCTCGGTCAAGGAGGGACTGCATAACTTTTGCATCGTCAAGAAGCTTATTAATTCGTTTGCTATTAATGGCCTTCATAGCTAAATCAGCAACCTTACGATCAAACGGTTCTGACAACACATTTGAAGACGCAAAAGATAAGGAAGGCTGTAATGATTCACTCGTATCAGAACTCCTTTTAGGAGTATACGAAACACTTCGTTGCTGAGGTACATGTCCTTTATCTTTAAAGTTTGAAGGTAGTGGAGGAACTGAAGGAATTTCCTCGGGCTTCTCAGGTTCACGGGAAACCTGAGAACGCGTAATCGAAAGTCTTGGAACAGGGGGAGGTGATGCAGAATCACTATTACCGTTAGAGCTTCTTTCTTTGGATGGTTTGAACCAGTTAATAAATTGCTGCATCCGGCTTTTCGTTCTCGTAGGAGTTTTCTTTCCATTCCGGTAGCTAGATTTGGTAGAAGAATCAGCTATGTAAGCATGTGGTATTGCCGGTACGTCAGGGGCATCCTCGTGTTTAGCTTTACTTCCTTTCTTCATACGAGAAGAACTTCTCGAAAAACTCAATCTGCTAAAAAAGCCACCTCTTGAAGATCTACCTTCTTTGTTGGAAGATTTCTGTGATTTAGACTCATTTTGGACAGTATTCCCATGTTTAGCTTCATGGTTACGATGCCCATCAACGTTTGTCTTCTGAGAAACCGCTTTAGGAGCAGCTTTCGGATCAGGATTTCTACTGTCGGGATGAACTTGAGATGATGTAGTAGTATTATTGTGATTATCGGATGAAACAGGTTTGTTGTTATCGAAGACAGAGGGGGTAGCAAAAGAGTGTGATTTGGTTTGTGATCCTACATGTGAGtgattatttttaacattaGAAAGGGTTATTTGACTATGGGGGGAAagttctttgaaaaaagaattggatGTCTTCAAAGGGGATTGGATTGTAGAAAGATTCTTCGATTCTGAACTTGATTTCGTAAGGGATCCAGATATATTTGCTTTAGGATGTTGGTGATCAGTGGAATGACCTATATTAGGAGGAATAGTTGGAACAGGAGGAATTCCAGACTTATTTCCAATAGAAGCTGCTCTGGGATGTGAAGTAGAATGGAAGTTAGTATGACGCCAACTACCGGATCTCTTTGGAGCCATTGAAGCATGGTATGCATGGTTCCCCGAGGAAAAAACGCTAGATTGTAAAGGAACGGATGATACATCTTGTGTAATAGATATAACCCCACTCAAATGCCCCCCATTATTTTGCTGATTCCAATCACTAGGCTTTGATGAACGATTATAATATGATAAGGAAGTTCCAAAACTCTTAGAGTTCGATATTGAAGATGTCCTATGATGTGAAGAAGTATTCAACGACGAAGGATTGTTCTGCTGAGATGACTCGAAATCGATTGGGTTATTACCAATACTTATGTTTGACAAACGGTGTATGGAATTCCTCGGACTGTTTTTCTGTCTATAATCGTGATCAAAACTACTTCGGAGTAAACCATTGCCAGTCGAGTGGTGTATAGTAATAGCATGATTATCCATAGATGAACCAACTCCCTTTGGTTCAACATTCATAAATAACTCATCTTTATGCTCTTGTTCCGGAAAAGAAATGTTCGTATTTGAGGCATTCGTCGAAGGACTCGTATCTGCTGCTGTACTGCTAGAACTCTGGCGGTTTGGACAAATATCGTTGGAATAACTACCAACGGCAGAAAGTTCAGATGGGTTTAATAGTTCAGATTTTATTCCGAACATGTTTGCGCTTTTCCGGTTTGATGTATGAAGTTTAAATAATGCATCCGTATTTTCGTCGCCCAGAGAAACCGCTTTTTGGGACTGCAAATAGCCCATTTGCAAACTTTGCTTCAAAAAGCCAAAATTCTCACTATATTACGCTTTTACTggcttttttgaaacaaaatattgtttCTATAAGCTCCCTCCTTCAGTTACAGTCTCTtatcttctttaaaatgCAAACTAGTAGCAGTACGTTCGTGGCTAATTAAAGCCGCGCTACACCCTGCATATCAATACCAACCACTTCTGAAAGGGCACGCAAGCTGTAAATGAAACATAGAACGCTTATTGATTTGTGCACAAATTTtaccaaaaagaaaatattttatt
This portion of the Schizosaccharomyces pombe strain 972h- genome assembly, chromosome: I genome encodes:
- the pom1 gene encoding DYRK family cell polarity protein kinase Pom1 — protein: MGYLQSQKAVSLGDENTDALFKLHTSNRKSANMFGIKSELLNPSELSAVGSYSNDICPNRQSSSSTAADTSPSTNASNTNISFPEQEHKDELFMNVEPKGVGSSMDNHAITIHHSTGNGLLRSSFDHDYRQKNSPRNSIHRLSNISIGNNPIDFESSQQNNPSSLNTSSHHRTSSISNSKSFGTSLSYYNRSSKPSDWNQQNNGGHLSGVISITQDVSSVPLQSSVFSSGNHAYHASMAPKRSGSWRHTNFHSTSHPRAASIGNKSGIPPVPTIPPNIGHSTDHQHPKANISGSLTKSSSESKNLSTIQSPLKTSNSFFKELSPHSQITLSNVKNNHSHVGSQTKSHSFATPSVFDNNKPVSSDNHNNTTTSSQVHPDSRNPDPKAAPKAVSQKTNVDGHRNHEAKHGNTVQNESKSQKSSNKEGRSSRGGFFSRLSFSRSSSRMKKGSKAKHEDAPDVPAIPHAYIADSSTKSSYRNGKKTPTRTKSRMQQFINWFKPSKERSSNGNSDSASPPPVPRLSITRSQVSREPEKPEEIPSVPPLPSNFKDKGHVPQQRSVSYTPKRSSDTSESLQPSLSFASSNVLSEPFDRKVADLAMKAINSKRINKLLDDAKVMQSLLDRACIITPVRNTEVQLINTAPLTEYEQDEINNYDNIYFTGLRNVDKRRSADENTSSNFGFDDERGDYKVVLGDHIAYRYEVVDFLGKGSFGQVLRCIDYETGKLVALKIIRNKKRFHMQALVETKILQKIREWDPLDEYCMVQYTDHFYFRDHLCVATELLGKNLYELIKSNGFKGLPIVVIKSITRQLIQCLTLLNEKHVIHCDLKPENILLCHPFKSQVKVIDFGSSCFEGECVYTYIQSRFYRSPEVILGMGYGTPIDVWSLGCIIAEMYTGFPLFPGENEQEQLACIMEIFGPPDHSLIDKCSRKKVFFDSSGKPRPFVSSKGVSRRPFSKSLHQVLQCKDVSFLSFISDCLKWDPDERMTPQQAAQHDFLTGKQDVRRPNTAPARQKFARPPNIETAPIPRPLPNLPMEYNDHTLPSPKEPSNQASNLVRSSDKFPNLLTNLDYSIISDNGFLRKPVEKSRP